The Bacilli bacterium region TCGATATGATGGATCATCGATTGCCACGGCGATAATCTTCTCGTCATTTTCGCCCCGATCGATCATGCGAATAATGCCGATTGGTCGGCAGCGGACAATCGTCAAAGGAATAATCGGCTCCGAACAAATAATCAAGACATCAAGCGGGTCGTTATCTTCGGCATAAGTCAAGGGAATAAAACCATAGTTTTGCGGATAGTGCGTCGATGTATAGAGCACCCGATCCAGCTTTAGCCGACCGGTCTCTTTATCCAGTTCATACTTATTTTTACTTCCTTTGTTGATTTCAACAACCGCCACAAATTCTTCGGGAGTAACCCGCTCGGGGCTAACATCGTGCCAAATATTCATATTTATCTCCTTTAATGTGGTTAATTATGGCAAAAGAACCACTTAATATCAATTGCTTAATTGCTTAATTTTCTTCTTTTTGTTTAACTTCCAACTTTTGAATTGCCGGATGAATATTCTTCTTGGCAAAGGTTTTTGCTAGCGAGGCCATTAAATCATAGTAGGTATCCCAGAATTCGCTATTCCGTGTCCAATACCACATCGTGATCGAATAGCCTTGATCGCTGATTCCACCGACCACAACATTTGGTTTCGGATTGGCTAACACTCTGTTATCTGAAGAAAAAACCTTTAAAATACTCGTTTTGACTTCATCGGGATTTTGATCATAGTTAAAGGTGAGGCTAATCATTTTTCGCCGTAACTTGTTTTCCGAGTAGTTGACAACATTGCTTGCGATTATCGTTTTATTAGGAATGACCACTTTTTGGTTATCGATTGTCGCTAGGGTTGTTGAAAGCATGCCGATAATCTTGACGGTTCCCTCACTGCTGCCGATGGAAATGTAATCATCGACTCCAAACGGATGGTTGGTTAAAATAATCACACCGGAGGCAAAATTGCCAATCAAGTCCTGCAAAGAAAGCCCGACGGCCAGAATTGCGCTGCTAATTATTGTCGTTATGCCGGTGATATTAATGCCAATAACCGCCAAAATTCCCACCAACCAAATAAAGCGGAGCATAAAATTAAAAAGATCAATTATAAAATACCGCACACTTTTGTCGACTTTTATTTTATTCTTCTTAACTGATTTCTTCAGTAATCCGATTACTAATTTAATAAGAAAATGACCGCCGAAAATAAGAATCAGGGCGAATATTGCCCTGGCGAAAACTTCCATTCCGTTATTAACGAAAAAATCAGCTATTTTTTGAAAAAAATCTTTGATAAATTGCCAAATTTCACTCATAGAAATAACCTCTTTTCTTATTATATATTACATCTTTGAGGCGAAAAACGAAGAAATAAATTTTTCTATCTTTTTTTCGATGAAGTCGATATAATAAAAGGTCATATCGAAGGGTAGATTTGCTGAAAGCGCTTGCAAATACTTTATGACCGTATTAAAATGACCCTACGTCACAGGAGGTGTTGATTGTGAGTTTTAAAATTAAAGTTAATGGCACTGAAAGGACATATGAGAAAAAAGTTAAGTTGCTTGATCTCCTTGATAGTGTCGATGAGAATCTCGTTTGTGCCCGTGTCAACAATCGTATTCGGGAATTGACCTATGAAGTCTATTACGATGCCGATGTTCAGTTTTTAAGTTGTAAAGATCAAGATTCAATTCGGATTTATGAGACTTCGCTTCGTTACTTAGTTGCGATGGCGATGGAGCGTATTCACCCCGAACTTGAAATTCGTTTTTCATACAATGTTTCGCGCTCCATTTTTATGCAGATCCTCAACAAAGGCATCCGGGCTGACCGGGCTTTGGTGGATGATTTGAATAAGGAGATGGCGCGGCTTGTCGATCTCGATTTGCCTTTCGAAAGAAAAGTTGTCCCAAACGATGAGGCGGCGAAAATTTATGTCGACAAAGGTTTTGAAGACAAATTGTCTATTCTGAAATATCGCCCGGAAAAAACCGTTCACTTTTATGAATGTGATGGCTACTTGAACTATATGTACGGATATATGGTTCCCTCGACCGGTTATCTTAAAAAGTTTATTATCCGCCAGTATAGTCCCGGCGTGATTATTCAATATCCCCGCTCCGAAATGGGCGGTGAAATTCCTCCATTTGAAGAGATGCCCACTTTTGGCCATACGCTAAAAGAAGCCCACAACTGGGCAATGACAATGGGAACCGATAGTGTCGCCAGCATCAATGATTATATTCTCAATGGCTCGCCGATTGATTTTATCAATATGTGTGAAGCCCGGCATAATCATATGTTGAGTGAACTCGGTGATACCATCAGCAAGGATAGCGATAACATCCGCTTAATTTGCATTGCTGGACCTTCCAGTTCCGGTAAGACGACTTTTGCCAACCGGTTAAGAATTGAACTTATGTCCCGGGGATTAAAACCGGTTCGAATTAGCATCGATGACTATTACTTGCCGCGGGATAAAGCTCCACTGGACGAAGATGGAAAGCCGGACTTGGAATCGATTCATGCCCTCGACATTGATTTATTCAATCAAAACATGCTCGACCTCATCAATGGCAATTCGGTCACTCTTCCCCATTTTGATTTTAAGATTGGCAAGCGAGTTCCCGGAAGAACACTTCAGGTTGGCGAAAGTGAGCCCATCATTATCGAAGGCATCCATGCGCTTAATGATCAATTGACCACACTTATTCCTCGCCATCAAAAATTTAAGATTTATATCGCTCCGCAAGCGCAGATAAATTTGGATAATCACAATCCGATTTCCCTTACTGATTTAAGATTGATTCGGCGTTTAGTCCGGGATTTCAAATTCCGGAGTGCTCCGGCTGAGTTAACCCTATCCATGTGGCCCAGTGTCCGTAAAGGTGAATTTACTTGGATTTATAAAACGCAAGAGGACGCCGACTACGTTTATAATTCTCTTTTGAGTTATGAACTCCCGGTTATGAAAAAAGTCGCCTTGCCGTTACTGAGATCCATTCAGGATGACTCCCCCTACTTCACTGTAGCGGAGCGGCTCATTCGGATGCTAAAGTATTTTGCGGATATGGATGACACCTGGGTACCGTGCAATTCTTTGATGCGGGAGTTTATCGGCGGCAGCTGCTATCAAGACGTTTGATTATTGACCCGAAAAAACGTGGAATGCTATTTCCACGTTTTTATTTGTCTTAAATTATTTTGGTTAATTTCCCCGTTTTTCTTTTTCAAGACGCTGTCTTTCTTCTTGCTCCCTAAGAAAGGTCGCCTTTTCTCGGTTATGCATATATTCCATCTGCCGAAAGTGAATCTTTCGCATCAGTTGATAATTTGCCCGCTCACTTTCCGAAAGCGTCGAATCCAGTTTCTCTGAAAAAGTTTTCTCCATTCGGAAAAATGATTCGAAGAGATTAATGAGTGTGACCGAGCCGAAATAGCGCGAAGAGGCATAAATCAAAACCGGCGATGAATGGGCGACTTCGCTGCTCATTTCATACCAACGGCTATATTCTTTAAGTTTAGCGATAGCTTCCAGTCCATCGCGAAAATTATATTTATAATCTTCAAGATTGAATTCTGCGATGGCGTCCAGCCACCCGTATTCGATAAAGCGCTTCATATCTTTGCTTTTAAGCCCTTGCTTTTTCATCTTGATCTTAATCTCTTGAAAGACGGCATCGGTGGATGTAACGGTCCCAAGACCCTGACGAAAGGCAACTCCGTAGGTTAGGTGACGAAGATAGGCTTCTTGCACTTTTTCACCATTTTCACTGAGTACTTTTAGAACGCATTCGGTTTCATGCAAGGTTCTCCAAGTAGCAAAAGCTTCGGTTTCAAATCCGCCGACAAGAAGATCGACTACGCATTTTCCAATCGTAAACGCTTTGGTCATAATATCGACTACCAGTGTTTTGCCGGGATCGTTTTTGGGAAGTCGGCTGAGCATTCCCAAAACGAAATTCAAATATAGGCTCAGAGTCGAAATCGGGGGATAAAATCGGCTTGTACCACTGCCAGTACGATAATCCAAATGGTTGTTTGTCAAGTATTTGTCGACCACGGCGCTTAAAAGCAATGACTGATACCCCTCATTGTCAATCAGTTTATTTTCTTCAAAATGCTCGGGTCCGCTTAAATGATAAAGGTGTTCACTTACAATGTATAAAATAACATCAATGTGATTGATGACCTGGGCTTCAAGAATATGATTTTTTTCGCTGAATTGGCCGATACTATCGATCGACTGCAAATATATTTCATAAAGAAAGTGACGATCAACATTCGCCGGTAATTTGACACGTTCGAGAATCGAAGCAAATAAAGTCTCGTTAATCGGTTCACTGTATTGCATGAATTTAACCTTCTTTCTTTTTTTAAAGATAATCTATTATAGTTTTTTGGAATCTATTAGTAAAATTAAATGTCGACCGGACGATAGATTCCATCAAAAATACTTATTAGATAAGCCCTGACGGGCTTTTGAAATACCGTCTTCAAATAGTCGGCATATATTCTTAATTGCCGAGCATAGGCCACATCATCAAAATGCTTTAGCTTATAATCAAAGAGAGTGATGGTGTCTTTTTCAACAATAAAGCCATCGATAATACCCTCATGCTCAGTTGCCTTATCAAAGAATGGATACTCACGATATAAATTTGACGCCGTAACCCCATCAAAAAGAGGTAAATTTAACACCTTAGTAATTATTTTTGTTTCGCTTTCCGTACTGTAAGCCGGCACCTTCTTATTGATAAAATCACTCATCTCTAGAAGATGATGCAACCGCTCGCCCATCACCAACAAACGATCTTCAACTGGAGATGCCATCACTTTCGAAATTTGCCTGTCCTCTTTTTGGGCAAAGGAGAAGTCAAGAGCATGAATTTTTAATAATTGCTCACTATCATCCATGGTTTTTATCTCCCGCTTTGACGGAGGATTAATATTCTTATCCGAGCTGACATAGTAAGATTCTTTATTGGGTAAAAGGGTAATAAAGTCGTCGAGGGAAGTGGCATCTTCAATGGCATAAACACTCTTTTCCTCCGTGCCGTGAAGAATAATGATTTTTTCCCGAGCCCGGGTTAAAGCGACATAAAAAAGGCGTATTTTTTCGCTTATATC contains the following coding sequences:
- a CDS encoding nucleoside kinase encodes the protein MSFKIKVNGTERTYEKKVKLLDLLDSVDENLVCARVNNRIRELTYEVYYDADVQFLSCKDQDSIRIYETSLRYLVAMAMERIHPELEIRFSYNVSRSIFMQILNKGIRADRALVDDLNKEMARLVDLDLPFERKVVPNDEAAKIYVDKGFEDKLSILKYRPEKTVHFYECDGYLNYMYGYMVPSTGYLKKFIIRQYSPGVIIQYPRSEMGGEIPPFEEMPTFGHTLKEAHNWAMTMGTDSVASINDYILNGSPIDFINMCEARHNHMLSELGDTISKDSDNIRLICIAGPSSSGKTTFANRLRIELMSRGLKPVRISIDDYYLPRDKAPLDEDGKPDLESIHALDIDLFNQNMLDLINGNSVTLPHFDFKIGKRVPGRTLQVGESEPIIIEGIHALNDQLTTLIPRHQKFKIYIAPQAQINLDNHNPISLTDLRLIRRLVRDFKFRSAPAELTLSMWPSVRKGEFTWIYKTQEDADYVYNSLLSYELPVMKKVALPLLRSIQDDSPYFTVAERLIRMLKYFADMDDTWVPCNSLMREFIGGSCYQDV
- a CDS encoding inorganic diphosphatase — encoded protein: MNIWHDVSPERVTPEEFVAVVEINKGSKNKYELDKETGRLKLDRVLYTSTHYPQNYGFIPLTYAEDNDPLDVLIICSEPIIPLTIVRCRPIGIIRMIDRGENDEKIIAVAIDDPSYRDIYNIDQLPRHLFEEIRHFFQVYKSLEGKETVVHHIQGRDLAVEVITKALAYYKDKFPKKSRI
- a CDS encoding mechanosensitive ion channel family protein — translated: MSEIWQFIKDFFQKIADFFVNNGMEVFARAIFALILIFGGHFLIKLVIGLLKKSVKKNKIKVDKSVRYFIIDLFNFMLRFIWLVGILAVIGINITGITTIISSAILAVGLSLQDLIGNFASGVIILTNHPFGVDDYISIGSSEGTVKIIGMLSTTLATIDNQKVVIPNKTIIASNVVNYSENKLRRKMISLTFNYDQNPDEVKTSILKVFSSDNRVLANPKPNVVVGGISDQGYSITMWYWTRNSEFWDTYYDLMASLAKTFAKKNIHPAIQKLEVKQKEEN
- a CDS encoding DUF5677 domain-containing protein; protein product: MQYSEPINETLFASILERVKLPANVDRHFLYEIYLQSIDSIGQFSEKNHILEAQVINHIDVILYIVSEHLYHLSGPEHFEENKLIDNEGYQSLLLSAVVDKYLTNNHLDYRTGSGTSRFYPPISTLSLYLNFVLGMLSRLPKNDPGKTLVVDIMTKAFTIGKCVVDLLVGGFETEAFATWRTLHETECVLKVLSENGEKVQEAYLRHLTYGVAFRQGLGTVTSTDAVFQEIKIKMKKQGLKSKDMKRFIEYGWLDAIAEFNLEDYKYNFRDGLEAIAKLKEYSRWYEMSSEVAHSSPVLIYASSRYFGSVTLINLFESFFRMEKTFSEKLDSTLSESERANYQLMRKIHFRQMEYMHNREKATFLREQEERQRLEKEKRGN